Proteins encoded within one genomic window of Bradyrhizobium sp. 186:
- a CDS encoding DNA methyltransferase: MLQDLPKRPPLAITYQDPAKLNPRATNPRTHSKKQIEQIATAIQRFGFTNPILVDQNNGVIAGHGRLAAAKLIRLSQVPTVRLADMSEAEIRAYVIADNKLAENAGWDKNLLGLEFKYLSELEFDFDLAITGFEAPEIDILIGDAASAASDDEADAFVEPGPAVCRAGDIWRIGEHCLICGDSTMPETYQALLGDKRAQMVFSDPPYNVPIAGNVSCHGEVVHGEFAMASGEMSPAEFTAFLNSVFRNLITCTVNGAIHFQCIDWRHIQEMLAAAEGIYSELKNLCVWAKTNAGMGSFYRSQHELVCVFKSGMAPHINNIELGKHGRNRTNVWNYAGVNAFGEARSDLQLHPTVKPVAMVEDAIRDCSRRKGIILDPFLGSGTTLIAAERRSTAVAARRCRRSEAALRQNRRHVGRSLVQADHPVGGVIDKDDWPPLLVAGSILLLARVAHDYRLRQVGMPPSATAGNPLIHRDLAPAVCGVTCVGVRTQQPLHGLVESMDRLVRIMHPSPKLCTAAIQPSRTRSLAASSSVQSRSTALIRSRRRSKKLTR; encoded by the coding sequence GTGTTGCAAGACCTACCGAAGCGCCCCCCGCTTGCGATTACGTACCAAGACCCGGCCAAACTCAATCCCCGCGCAACCAACCCGCGCACTCATTCCAAGAAGCAAATCGAGCAAATCGCCACCGCCATCCAAAGATTCGGTTTTACAAATCCGATTCTGGTTGACCAAAACAACGGCGTGATCGCGGGCCACGGCCGCCTCGCCGCAGCAAAACTCATCAGACTATCACAAGTTCCGACCGTCCGGCTCGCTGATATGAGCGAGGCGGAAATTCGCGCCTATGTCATCGCCGACAACAAGCTCGCGGAAAATGCCGGCTGGGACAAAAACTTACTTGGGCTAGAGTTCAAATATCTCTCAGAGCTTGAGTTCGATTTTGACCTTGCGATCACGGGCTTTGAAGCCCCTGAGATCGACATCCTGATTGGTGATGCCGCAAGCGCCGCGTCGGATGACGAGGCGGACGCGTTTGTCGAACCCGGTCCGGCCGTCTGCCGTGCCGGCGATATTTGGCGGATAGGCGAGCACTGTCTGATCTGCGGCGATTCAACCATGCCCGAGACCTACCAGGCTCTCCTCGGCGACAAGAGAGCGCAGATGGTGTTCTCCGATCCGCCCTATAACGTGCCGATTGCGGGCAACGTCTCCTGCCACGGCGAGGTCGTTCACGGCGAATTCGCCATGGCCTCCGGCGAAATGTCCCCGGCTGAGTTTACGGCCTTCCTCAACTCGGTCTTCCGCAATCTTATTACCTGCACCGTGAACGGCGCCATCCATTTCCAGTGCATCGATTGGCGGCATATTCAGGAGATGCTCGCCGCCGCCGAGGGCATCTACAGCGAGCTAAAAAACCTCTGCGTCTGGGCCAAGACCAACGCCGGCATGGGCTCGTTCTACCGCTCGCAGCATGAACTCGTCTGCGTCTTCAAGTCCGGAATGGCGCCGCATATCAACAATATCGAGCTCGGCAAACATGGCCGCAACCGCACCAACGTCTGGAACTATGCCGGCGTGAACGCCTTCGGCGAGGCTCGTTCGGACCTTCAGCTGCATCCGACCGTCAAGCCCGTGGCCATGGTCGAGGACGCCATCCGCGACTGCTCGCGCCGGAAGGGGATTATCCTCGATCCTTTCCTCGGGTCGGGCACCACCCTGATCGCCGCGGAGCGAAGGTCGACCGCCGTTGCCGCCAGGCGATGTCGCCGGTCAGAGGCTGCCTTGCGACAAAATCGACGTCACGTTGGGCGCAGCCTCGTCCAAGCGGATCACCCGGTCGGCGGAGTGATAGACAAAGATGATTGGCCACCTTTACTGGTAGCGGGTTCGATCCTTCTGCTCGCTCGTGTCGCACATGATTACCGCCTCCGGCAGGTCGGCATGCCGCCATCCGCCACGGCAGGAAACCCGCTCATTCACCGGGATTTGGCGCCCGCCGTTTGCGGCGTCACATGCGTGGGTGTTCGAACCCAACAACCCCTTCATGGGTTGGTTGAATCGATGGACCGTCTGGTTCGAATAATGCACCCGTCGCCAAAGCTCTGTACCGCGGCTATCCAACCCTCTCGGACGCGCTCTCTCGCTGCTTCATCATCTGTGCAGTCAAGGTCGACAGCGCTAATTAGGTCGCGGCGACGATCCAAAAAGTTGACTCGGTAA